The following coding sequences lie in one Silene latifolia isolate original U9 population chromosome 5, ASM4854445v1, whole genome shotgun sequence genomic window:
- the LOC141655957 gene encoding uncharacterized protein LOC141655957 — protein sequence MAHLITNFDSGDDKGWAQTYMFIKADSIAPDLDYLNYPAVEGVNDWVNDPDAEGSADRIAAFMALPEEERAWPACLGQAAMPRFKKAKLSTYKPVKSTKVPGASSSGSKFFCLFCHSVFLYWIHAFIADFRNSSCSYQGFCQDC from the exons atggctcacctgatcaccaattttgattcaggggatgataaaggctgggctcagacttatatgtttatcaaggctgattcaattgcccctgacctggactatctcaattatccagctgttgaaggag taaatgattgggtgaatgatcctgatgctgaggggtcggctgaccggatagcagcgtttatggcgttgcctgaagaggagagggcttggcctgcctgtctggggcaagctgctatgcctcgttttaagaaggctaagttgagcacttataagcctgtgaagagcactaaggttccaggggcatcttcatcagggagtaagttcttttgcttgTTTTGTCATTCTGTTTTCCTGTATTGGATCCATGCTTTTATTGCTgattttagaaactcgtcgtgcagctaccagggcttctgccaggattgctag